The Opitutales bacterium ASA1 genome window below encodes:
- a CDS encoding DUF4097 family beta strand repeat-containing protein yields MSCSRFARFTRCRALAFTVALPLVCAATAFSETVEKIDRTLETRPGGKLVVDIQTGHIEVTTGSSSAVTIEFERKVRASSKAKEEQYLAERPVTIEARDGKIYVREQKQSSSSVWSLFGRGTRVDAKCKIVVPTEFDAELDTSGGGIKVIGLVGEVEADTSGGSITIEDVAGKVEADTSGGGIVFKNIRGDAVADTSGGSIKSENGIGRLSADTSGGRIHVKDHKGDIDAETSGGGISLERIAGNVRAETSGGGIDAVILSLPTGPSRLSTSGGGIAVTLPADSAVNLDASTSGGSVRVDFEVPGVEFNKRRTEARGPINGGGPALSLSTSGGSIRVLQGSPADAASTAKVER; encoded by the coding sequence ATGAGCTGCTCCCGCTTCGCACGTTTCACCCGCTGCCGCGCCCTCGCTTTCACCGTCGCTCTCCCGCTCGTCTGCGCCGCGACGGCGTTCTCCGAAACGGTCGAGAAGATCGACCGCACGCTCGAGACCCGTCCCGGCGGCAAACTCGTGGTCGACATCCAGACCGGTCACATCGAAGTGACCACCGGCTCCTCGTCCGCCGTCACGATCGAGTTCGAACGCAAGGTCCGTGCTTCCTCGAAAGCCAAGGAGGAACAATACCTCGCCGAACGCCCCGTCACGATCGAGGCCCGCGACGGCAAGATCTACGTCCGCGAACAAAAGCAGTCGTCGTCGTCAGTCTGGAGTCTCTTCGGCCGCGGCACTCGCGTGGACGCGAAGTGCAAGATCGTCGTCCCCACCGAGTTCGACGCCGAGTTGGATACGTCCGGCGGCGGCATCAAGGTGATCGGTCTGGTCGGCGAAGTGGAAGCCGACACCTCCGGCGGCTCGATCACGATCGAAGACGTGGCCGGCAAGGTCGAAGCCGATACCTCCGGCGGTGGCATCGTCTTCAAGAACATCCGCGGCGATGCCGTGGCCGACACGAGCGGCGGCAGCATCAAATCCGAGAACGGTATCGGTCGCCTCTCCGCCGACACATCGGGCGGACGCATCCACGTGAAAGACCACAAGGGCGACATCGACGCCGAGACCTCCGGCGGCGGTATCTCACTCGAACGCATCGCCGGCAACGTCCGTGCCGAGACCTCCGGTGGCGGCATCGACGCCGTGATCCTCTCCCTCCCCACCGGCCCGAGCCGCCTCTCCACGTCCGGTGGCGGCATCGCCGTCACGCTCCCCGCCGATTCGGCCGTCAATCTCGATGCCTCGACCTCCGGCGGAAGCGTCCGCGTCGACTTCGAGGTCCCCGGAGTCGAGTTCAACAAACGCCGCACCGAAGCCCGCGGCCCCATCAACGGCGGCGGTCCTGCCCTCTCCCTCTCCACCAGCGGCGGCAGCATCCGCGTCCTCCAAGGCTCGCCCGCCGACGCCGCGTCCACCGCAAAAGTCGAACGCTGA
- a CDS encoding ATP-dependent 6-phosphofructokinase, with protein MLCNPRDRRSRDRSRIGILTLAANRPHPVSMKKIKRIGILTAGGDAPGLNAAIRAVGKTAIGEHGWEVVGFLRGFTGLIEDNFQLLDARMLSGILTTGGTMLGTSRVKVHRVQTPSGDRDMRDEIVATYRRHQLDALVCIGGGGTQKNALRLIEAGLDVVTLPKTIDNDIACTDDTIGFDTAIGVATEALDRLHSTAHSHHRIIVAEIMGHRAGWLTLGAGIAGGADVILIPEIPYDVKKIAAAINRRSSTGSRFSIVAVAEGAMSLEHAAKLEAAVKAKTSATTSAAKAKAKRRLNEIYGHHAGNTLRLATQLEKLTQLEARVSILGYVQRGGTPSCSDRLLATRLGTAAVDLVRRGRFGMMVASESDEVKAVPVAKVAGNLKMVPRDHRWVEAARRVGTSLGD; from the coding sequence GTGCTCTGCAATCCTCGAGATCGGCGCTCGCGCGATCGGTCCCGGATCGGCATTCTCACGCTCGCGGCCAACCGCCCCCACCCCGTCTCCATGAAGAAGATCAAACGCATCGGCATCCTCACGGCCGGCGGCGACGCCCCCGGTCTCAACGCGGCGATCCGCGCAGTCGGCAAGACCGCGATCGGCGAACACGGTTGGGAGGTCGTCGGCTTCCTGCGCGGGTTCACCGGACTGATTGAAGACAACTTCCAGCTCCTCGATGCGCGCATGCTTTCGGGCATCCTGACAACGGGCGGCACGATGCTCGGCACGAGCCGCGTGAAAGTACACCGGGTGCAAACGCCATCCGGCGATCGCGACATGCGCGACGAGATCGTGGCGACCTACCGCCGTCACCAACTCGACGCCCTCGTCTGCATCGGCGGCGGCGGCACGCAAAAGAACGCCCTGCGCCTGATTGAGGCCGGACTCGATGTCGTCACCCTGCCCAAGACGATCGACAACGACATCGCCTGCACCGACGACACGATCGGCTTCGACACCGCCATCGGCGTGGCCACCGAAGCGCTCGATCGACTGCACAGCACGGCGCACAGCCATCACCGCATCATCGTCGCCGAGATCATGGGACATCGCGCCGGCTGGCTCACACTCGGTGCCGGCATCGCCGGAGGCGCGGACGTGATCCTCATCCCCGAGATACCCTACGACGTGAAAAAGATCGCCGCCGCCATCAACCGACGCTCCAGCACCGGTTCGCGTTTCTCCATCGTCGCCGTAGCGGAAGGCGCCATGTCCCTCGAGCACGCGGCGAAGCTCGAGGCGGCGGTGAAGGCGAAAACGTCGGCCACCACCTCCGCCGCAAAGGCAAAGGCCAAACGCCGCCTCAACGAGATTTACGGCCACCACGCCGGCAACACGCTGCGCCTTGCCACCCAACTCGAAAAACTCACCCAACTCGAAGCGCGCGTCTCGATCCTCGGCTACGTGCAGCGCGGCGGCACGCCCTCGTGCTCCGATCGTTTGCTCGCCACTCGACTCGGCACGGCCGCAGTGGACCTCGTCCGGCGCGGTCGTTTCGGCATGATGGTCGCTTCCGAAAGCGACGAGGTGAAGGCCGTGCCGGTCGCGAAAGTGGCCGGCAACCTCAAGATGGTCCCACGCGACCACCGCTGGGTGGAAGCCGCGCGGCGGGTGGGAACGAGCCTGGGGGATTGA
- the ilvA gene encoding threonine ammonia-lyase encodes MDARERLRGNVLETPCVEAPALAEEAGCARLLLKRDHLQPTGSFKERGAANALALLPLRARERGAIAASAGNHALGLARHGARLGIPVTLVMPLGAARAKVQRCRALGAQVVLAGERFEDAEAHARQLAREHGASFIHPFDDEAVIAGQGTMGLEILEQVPDCDVLVVAVGGGGLLAGVATVVKTLRPEVRVVAVEPAAAPCFTAALLAGHPVNAPVLPTFADGLAVARAGRNTTEIAARLVDDVVTVSEDEIAWAMLRLFETDRVAVEGAGATALAAILAGRVGDISGATVVAPVCGANVDASVFARALAAGLARRTETAIGVEAI; translated from the coding sequence ATGGACGCGCGCGAGCGGCTGCGCGGGAACGTGCTCGAGACCCCTTGCGTCGAAGCCCCGGCGCTGGCGGAGGAGGCCGGATGTGCGCGGCTGTTGCTGAAGCGCGACCACCTGCAACCGACGGGGAGCTTCAAGGAGCGAGGCGCGGCCAATGCCCTCGCATTGCTTCCGCTACGGGCGCGTGAGCGCGGAGCGATCGCCGCATCCGCCGGCAACCACGCCCTCGGGCTGGCTCGACACGGGGCGCGGCTGGGCATACCCGTCACGCTCGTGATGCCGCTCGGCGCGGCCCGCGCCAAGGTGCAACGTTGCCGTGCGTTGGGCGCGCAGGTCGTTCTCGCGGGCGAGCGTTTCGAGGATGCGGAAGCGCACGCGCGGCAGCTCGCACGGGAGCACGGTGCGAGTTTCATCCATCCCTTCGACGACGAGGCCGTGATCGCCGGACAGGGGACGATGGGGCTGGAGATTCTCGAACAAGTGCCGGACTGCGATGTGCTCGTGGTCGCGGTGGGCGGCGGGGGCTTGTTGGCGGGCGTCGCGACGGTGGTGAAGACCCTGCGACCGGAGGTGCGGGTGGTGGCGGTGGAGCCCGCGGCGGCACCGTGTTTCACGGCGGCGTTGCTCGCGGGACATCCTGTCAACGCGCCCGTGCTCCCGACTTTCGCGGACGGGCTCGCAGTCGCGCGCGCCGGTCGGAACACCACCGAGATCGCCGCCCGATTGGTGGACGACGTCGTGACGGTCTCCGAAGACGAGATCGCGTGGGCGATGCTTCGTCTCTTCGAGACGGATCGAGTGGCGGTCGAAGGCGCGGGAGCGACGGCGCTGGCCGCGATCTTGGCCGGTCGGGTGGGCGACATTTCCGGAGCGACCGTGGTCGCGCCGGTGTGTGGTGCCAACGTAGACGCGTCGGTCTTTGCTCGTGCGTTGGCAGCCGGCCTCGCTCGCAGGACGGAGACGGCGATCGGCGTGGAGGCGATCTAG
- a CDS encoding HD domain-containing protein produces MTDTPADRLARQMAFLVEADRLKEIFRQTLNSQSRRQENDAEHSWALCLFVMTLAEHANAPVDVLRVLKMLLIHDLVEIDAGDTFAYDTSRMADQHEREARAADRIFGLLPEDQAHEFRALWDEFEAKTTPEARFASAVDRMQPMLLNCLTEGAAWRKHGITRERILERNAHIAEGSRRLWEYASTMVEQAVAAGHVPAK; encoded by the coding sequence ATGACCGACACGCCCGCCGACCGTCTCGCTCGCCAGATGGCGTTCCTCGTCGAGGCCGATCGCCTCAAGGAGATCTTCCGACAGACGCTCAACTCGCAAAGCCGACGACAGGAAAACGACGCCGAGCACTCGTGGGCGCTTTGCCTCTTCGTCATGACGCTTGCGGAGCATGCGAACGCACCTGTCGACGTGTTGCGGGTGTTGAAGATGCTCCTGATCCACGACCTCGTGGAGATCGACGCCGGCGACACGTTCGCCTACGACACTTCTCGCATGGCCGACCAGCACGAGCGCGAAGCCCGCGCCGCGGACAGGATCTTCGGCCTTCTGCCCGAAGATCAGGCGCACGAATTCCGCGCACTCTGGGACGAGTTCGAGGCGAAGACCACACCCGAGGCCCGCTTCGCGAGCGCCGTCGATCGCATGCAACCGATGTTGCTCAATTGCCTGACCGAGGGCGCCGCATGGCGCAAACACGGTATCACCCGCGAACGCATCCTCGAGCGCAACGCCCACATCGCCGAAGGCTCGCGCCGCCTCTGGGAGTACGCGAGCACGATGGTCGAGCAGGCCGTCGCCGCCGGCCACGTACCCGCAAAGTAG
- the xylB gene encoding xylulokinase: MALFIGIDSGTQSTKAVVLDLETRKVVAEARAPHQLIKGLPAGHMEQHPQEWAAALDQVIVEVCAKIDRTQVRGIGISGQQHGFVPLDGQGEVIRPAKLWCDTSTVKECELLTKKLGGTKAAIRKAGLAFLPGFTAPKILWLKRNEPHNYKRLRRVLLPHDYLNFHLTGNAFMEYGDASGTALMDVRKRTWSKPVLAAIDKNLADWLPPLSESHEAAGTLRPEIAEKYGLSTDVVVSAGGGDNMMGAIGTGNVAPGVISASFGTSGTIYAFAKSPVVDPTGEIAAFCSSTGGWLPLLCTMNVTTVTERIRALFGQDHAALEAAVASAPAGARGLVLLPYLAGERTPSVPDGSGVFLGLDQNNFDPAHMARAAMEGVTLGMNYGLRRLAALGVKAKEIRVTGGGARSGVWRQIMADVFGVPVVAMVEDEGAALGGALQAAWCVAIRDGKKKAKITDFTDGIVAVNEATRCLPNKANVALYRELQDVQDKLSLALRPVFTRHRALVGA; the protein is encoded by the coding sequence ATGGCTCTCTTCATCGGCATCGATTCCGGAACCCAATCCACCAAGGCGGTCGTGCTCGACCTCGAGACGCGCAAGGTCGTCGCCGAGGCCCGCGCGCCTCATCAATTGATCAAGGGCCTGCCTGCGGGCCACATGGAGCAGCACCCGCAGGAGTGGGCGGCGGCGCTCGACCAAGTCATCGTCGAGGTCTGTGCGAAGATCGATCGCACGCAGGTGCGCGGCATCGGCATCTCGGGTCAACAACACGGATTCGTGCCGCTCGACGGACAGGGCGAGGTGATCCGTCCGGCAAAGCTCTGGTGCGACACGAGCACGGTGAAGGAGTGCGAGTTGTTGACGAAGAAACTCGGAGGCACGAAAGCCGCGATCCGCAAGGCCGGCCTCGCCTTCCTGCCGGGTTTCACTGCGCCGAAGATCCTCTGGTTGAAGCGTAACGAACCGCACAACTACAAGCGGCTCCGTCGTGTGCTCCTGCCGCACGACTACCTGAATTTCCACCTCACCGGAAACGCGTTCATGGAGTACGGCGACGCGTCCGGCACGGCGTTGATGGACGTGCGCAAACGCACCTGGTCGAAGCCCGTACTCGCCGCGATCGACAAGAACCTGGCCGACTGGTTGCCGCCGCTCTCCGAGTCGCACGAGGCCGCAGGAACGCTGCGTCCCGAGATCGCGGAGAAGTACGGGCTCTCGACCGACGTCGTCGTGAGCGCAGGCGGCGGCGACAACATGATGGGCGCGATCGGCACGGGCAACGTCGCCCCCGGCGTGATCAGCGCGAGCTTCGGCACCAGCGGCACGATCTACGCGTTCGCGAAGTCGCCGGTCGTCGACCCCACCGGCGAAATCGCGGCCTTCTGCTCCTCGACCGGCGGATGGCTACCGCTGCTCTGTACCATGAATGTCACTACGGTGACCGAGCGCATCCGCGCGCTCTTCGGCCAGGACCACGCCGCGCTCGAGGCCGCGGTGGCGTCTGCGCCGGCCGGTGCGCGCGGGCTGGTGTTGTTGCCTTACCTCGCGGGCGAACGCACGCCGAGCGTGCCGGACGGGTCGGGCGTGTTCCTCGGCCTCGATCAGAACAACTTCGATCCTGCGCACATGGCGCGCGCCGCGATGGAGGGCGTGACGCTCGGCATGAACTACGGTCTGCGTCGCCTCGCCGCGCTCGGCGTGAAGGCGAAGGAGATCCGCGTGACCGGCGGCGGCGCACGGTCGGGCGTGTGGCGCCAGATCATGGCCGACGTCTTCGGCGTGCCCGTCGTGGCGATGGTCGAGGACGAAGGCGCGGCACTCGGCGGCGCGCTCCAAGCCGCGTGGTGTGTCGCGATCCGCGACGGCAAGAAGAAGGCAAAGATCACCGACTTCACCGACGGCATCGTAGCGGTCAACGAGGCCACGCGTTGCCTACCCAACAAGGCCAACGTCGCGCTCTACCGCGAACTGCAGGACGTGCAGGACAAACTCAGCCTCGCGCTGCGTCCGGTCTTCACGCGGCACCGGGCGCTGGTCGGCGCCTGA
- a CDS encoding TSUP family transporter, producing the protein MPELVLEPSAWLLIALAGFAAGFIDSIAGGGGMISLPALLTAGLPPHLALGTNKLQSALGTSFSTANYAARRLVTADGLAVGIPATALAAFAGAWLVTRMSADLLVRTIPWLLIAIFVFVLLVPKLGVQRGRARMGSAGFYCAFGLLLGFYDGFFGPGTGTFWTFGFLLLLGYTLPHATGQTKTVNLTSNVASLVWFAWHGEVAWLLGLAMGGANVCGALVGSSLAIKRGAAFIRVCFLAVVGATILRLLWRAWFAPA; encoded by the coding sequence GTGCCCGAACTCGTGCTCGAACCTTCCGCTTGGTTGTTGATCGCCCTCGCCGGCTTCGCGGCCGGCTTCATCGACTCGATCGCCGGCGGCGGCGGCATGATCAGTCTGCCCGCACTGCTCACCGCTGGACTCCCGCCTCATCTCGCGCTCGGCACGAACAAACTCCAGTCCGCACTCGGCACGAGTTTCTCGACCGCGAACTACGCCGCGCGCCGCCTCGTCACCGCCGACGGACTCGCGGTCGGCATCCCCGCGACCGCGCTCGCCGCGTTCGCCGGAGCGTGGCTCGTCACGCGTATGTCCGCCGATCTGCTCGTGCGGACGATCCCGTGGCTGTTGATCGCGATCTTCGTCTTCGTGCTCCTCGTCCCGAAACTCGGCGTGCAGCGTGGTCGCGCCCGGATGGGCTCGGCAGGCTTCTACTGCGCGTTCGGTCTGCTGCTCGGCTTTTACGACGGATTCTTCGGACCGGGCACGGGCACGTTTTGGACGTTCGGTTTCCTTCTTCTGCTCGGCTACACCCTCCCGCACGCCACGGGCCAGACCAAGACGGTGAATCTCACCAGCAACGTCGCGTCGCTCGTGTGGTTCGCGTGGCACGGCGAGGTCGCGTGGTTGCTCGGTCTCGCCATGGGCGGCGCCAACGTCTGCGGCGCACTCGTCGGCTCGTCGCTCGCGATCAAGCGTGGCGCGGCCTTCATTCGCGTGTGTTTTCTCGCCGTGGTCGGGGCCACGATCCTGCGCCTGCTCTGGCGCGCATGGTTCGCTCCCGCCTGA
- a CDS encoding RNA polymerase sigma-70 factor, protein MLTDANAAASFAGVDAPFHEHRTQLFGVAYRMLGSVAEAEDMVQETYLRWRRQLHERVETPRAWLLATVTRLCIDQLRSGRRLREEYYGVWLPEPLVQEMPAVDPGATRRLADSLSVAFMLMLEALTPRDRAVFLLREVFDHDYDEIARMVGVGEAACRQIVSRARRSLRRGAREDTEPDELAETVARRFVGACRTGDVAELLSVLAEDVTLFSDGGGRVRAALRPIRTADRVSRFFIGIRRKGMQAAEYRTVRVNASPGILVVLDGRIDCVLSFEYAQSRIRKIFLVRNPDKLRHLV, encoded by the coding sequence ATGTTGACGGACGCGAACGCCGCCGCCTCGTTTGCCGGCGTGGACGCGCCCTTTCACGAGCATCGGACGCAACTCTTCGGCGTCGCCTACCGTATGCTCGGAAGCGTGGCGGAGGCCGAGGACATGGTGCAGGAAACCTACCTGCGCTGGCGGCGGCAGCTCCACGAGCGTGTGGAAACGCCACGGGCGTGGCTGCTCGCGACCGTCACACGGTTGTGCATCGACCAACTGCGGTCGGGCCGGCGGCTACGCGAGGAGTATTACGGCGTATGGCTGCCCGAGCCGTTGGTGCAGGAAATGCCGGCGGTGGATCCCGGCGCGACACGCAGGTTGGCCGATTCGCTCAGTGTCGCGTTCATGTTGATGCTCGAGGCGCTCACGCCGCGCGACCGAGCGGTGTTTCTCCTGCGCGAGGTGTTCGATCACGACTACGATGAAATCGCGCGCATGGTCGGTGTCGGCGAGGCCGCGTGCCGCCAGATCGTGAGCCGCGCGCGACGCTCGCTCCGACGGGGCGCGCGCGAGGATACGGAGCCCGACGAACTGGCCGAAACGGTGGCCCGGCGTTTCGTCGGCGCCTGTCGCACGGGGGACGTCGCGGAACTCCTTTCGGTGCTCGCGGAGGACGTCACGCTCTTCAGCGACGGTGGCGGTCGCGTCCGCGCCGCGTTGCGTCCGATTCGCACCGCGGATCGCGTGAGTCGCTTCTTCATCGGCATCCGTCGCAAAGGCATGCAGGCGGCCGAGTATCGAACCGTGCGGGTCAACGCCAGCCCGGGCATCCTCGTCGTGCTGGACGGGAGGATCGATTGCGTGCTTTCCTTCGAGTACGCGCAGAGCCGCATCCGGAAGATCTTCCTCGTGCGCAACCCCGACAAACTCCGCCACCTCGTGTAG
- a CDS encoding carboxymuconolactone decarboxylase family protein has protein sequence MTSTQTSLASVQPRIDYTTASPEAFRAMLALQATVDGRGLDRALLNLVKLRASQINACAFCIDMHFRDAKAAGETDERLSLLDAWHEAPVYTDRERAALRWTEALTRLSGSAGVASDVFEEARSCFGEAELADLTLAIVTINGWNRFNVGFRVPPRFGA, from the coding sequence ATGACTTCGACACAAACTTCTCTCGCGTCGGTGCAACCGCGCATCGACTACACCACCGCTTCGCCCGAGGCCTTTCGCGCCATGCTCGCACTACAGGCCACGGTCGACGGTCGCGGGCTCGACCGCGCGTTGCTCAATCTGGTGAAGCTGCGGGCCTCGCAGATCAACGCGTGTGCATTCTGCATCGACATGCACTTTCGTGACGCCAAAGCGGCGGGCGAGACCGACGAGCGGCTTTCGTTGCTCGACGCGTGGCACGAAGCGCCGGTCTACACCGATCGCGAACGGGCCGCTCTGCGCTGGACCGAAGCACTCACGCGACTGTCGGGAAGTGCAGGCGTGGCGAGCGACGTCTTCGAGGAAGCGCGCAGTTGTTTCGGCGAGGCCGAACTCGCCGATCTGACGCTCGCGATCGTGACGATCAACGGCTGGAATCGCTTCAACGTCGGGTTTCGCGTGCCACCGCGTTTCGGGGCGTGA
- a CDS encoding NADP-dependent isocitrate dehydrogenase: MSAAPTILYTKTDEAPALATYSLLPIVQAFTKHAGIAVDTRDISLAGRILAVFADLLPPAQRTPDALAELGALTLRPEANIIKLPNISASVPQLKEAIAELQARGYALPDYPDAPSTAAEKDAKVRYDKVKGSAVNPVLREGNSDRRAPKAVKEYAKKHPHSMGKWSPDSKTSVATMGRDDFRSNEKSITLTAATNARIEHVAADGTVTVLKEKTPLQAGEILDATFMSKRALLAFLREQIAAAREQGVLFSLHMKATMMKVSDPIVFGHAVRVFFADLLEKHAAVFAELGVDLNNGFGDLVAKLEKLPADRRTAIEADIQAALAAGPAVAMVNSDKGITNLHVPSDVIIDASMPAMIRAGGKMYDAAGKLADTLAVVPDSSYAGVYAATVDFCKRHGALDPRTMGSVPNVGLMAQAAEEYGSHNKTFQIPAAGTVRVVDAAGAVLLEHTVEAGDIWRACQTKDAAVQDWVKLAVTRARLSGTPAVFWLDATRAHDAQIIAKVNVYLKNHETTGLDLRILAPADACRHTLERIVQGLDTISVTGNVLRDYLTDLFPILEVGTSAKMLSIVPLMNGGGLFETGAGGSAPKHVEQFLHENYLRWDSLGEFFALAASFEHLADTTGNAKARVLAETLDAATGKFLENDRSPGRKLGTIDNRGSHFYLALYWAQELAAQTKDADLRSAFAPLAEKLTASEATIVAELIAVQGKPVDVGGYYAPDDAKAAAALRPSATFNAALASL, translated from the coding sequence ATGTCCGCGGCTCCAACCATCCTCTACACGAAAACCGACGAGGCACCCGCCCTCGCCACCTACTCGCTCCTGCCGATCGTCCAAGCGTTCACGAAACACGCCGGCATCGCCGTGGACACCCGCGACATCTCCCTCGCCGGACGCATCCTCGCCGTGTTCGCGGACCTCCTCCCGCCCGCCCAGCGCACGCCCGACGCCCTCGCCGAACTCGGCGCCCTCACCCTCCGGCCCGAGGCCAACATCATCAAGCTCCCCAACATTTCCGCTTCCGTCCCGCAGTTGAAGGAGGCGATCGCCGAACTCCAGGCGCGCGGCTACGCGCTCCCCGACTATCCGGACGCCCCCTCGACCGCCGCCGAGAAGGACGCCAAAGTCCGCTACGACAAGGTCAAGGGCTCCGCCGTGAACCCCGTCCTGCGCGAAGGCAACTCCGACCGCCGCGCGCCCAAGGCGGTGAAGGAGTACGCGAAGAAACACCCGCACTCCATGGGCAAGTGGTCGCCCGACTCGAAGACCTCCGTCGCCACCATGGGTCGCGACGACTTCCGCTCCAACGAGAAGTCGATCACGCTCACCGCCGCCACCAACGCCCGGATCGAGCACGTCGCCGCCGACGGCACGGTCACGGTCCTCAAGGAAAAGACGCCCCTCCAAGCCGGCGAGATCCTCGACGCCACGTTCATGAGCAAGCGCGCGTTGCTCGCCTTCTTGCGCGAACAGATCGCCGCCGCTCGCGAGCAGGGCGTGCTCTTCTCGCTCCACATGAAGGCCACGATGATGAAGGTCTCCGACCCCATCGTCTTCGGCCACGCCGTCCGCGTCTTCTTCGCCGACCTGCTCGAAAAACACGCCGCCGTCTTCGCCGAACTCGGCGTCGACCTGAACAACGGCTTCGGCGACCTCGTCGCCAAACTCGAGAAACTCCCCGCCGACCGCCGCACCGCGATCGAGGCCGACATCCAGGCCGCCCTCGCCGCCGGTCCCGCCGTCGCGATGGTCAACTCAGACAAGGGCATCACCAACCTCCACGTCCCCAGCGACGTGATCATCGACGCGTCCATGCCCGCAATGATCCGGGCGGGCGGCAAGATGTACGACGCCGCCGGGAAACTCGCCGACACGCTCGCCGTCGTCCCCGACAGCTCTTACGCCGGCGTCTACGCGGCCACGGTCGACTTCTGCAAACGCCACGGCGCTCTCGATCCGCGCACGATGGGCTCGGTGCCCAACGTCGGCCTCATGGCCCAAGCCGCCGAAGAATACGGCTCGCACAACAAGACCTTCCAGATCCCCGCCGCCGGCACGGTTCGCGTGGTCGACGCCGCCGGCGCGGTGCTGCTCGAACACACGGTCGAGGCCGGCGACATCTGGCGCGCCTGTCAAACCAAGGACGCCGCCGTGCAGGATTGGGTCAAACTCGCCGTCACTCGCGCCCGTCTCTCCGGCACGCCCGCCGTCTTCTGGCTCGACGCGACCCGCGCCCACGACGCGCAGATCATCGCCAAGGTGAACGTGTATTTGAAAAACCACGAAACCACCGGGCTCGACCTCCGCATCCTCGCCCCTGCCGACGCCTGCCGCCACACCCTCGAACGCATCGTGCAGGGCCTCGACACGATCAGCGTCACCGGGAACGTCCTGCGCGACTACCTCACCGACCTCTTCCCCATTCTCGAAGTCGGCACGTCCGCCAAGATGCTCTCGATCGTTCCCTTGATGAACGGCGGTGGCCTCTTCGAAACCGGCGCGGGCGGCTCCGCGCCGAAACACGTCGAACAGTTCCTCCACGAGAACTACCTGCGCTGGGACAGTCTCGGCGAGTTCTTCGCCCTCGCCGCTTCGTTCGAGCACCTCGCCGACACGACCGGCAACGCCAAGGCACGCGTGCTCGCCGAGACGCTCGACGCCGCCACCGGCAAGTTTCTCGAAAACGACCGTTCGCCCGGTCGCAAACTCGGCACGATCGACAATCGCGGCAGCCACTTCTACCTCGCGCTCTACTGGGCCCAGGAACTCGCCGCCCAAACCAAGGACGCCGACCTCCGCTCCGCCTTCGCTCCGTTGGCCGAGAAACTGACCGCCTCGGAGGCTACGATCGTGGCCGAACTGATCGCCGTCCAAGGCAAGCCGGTCGACGTCGGCGGCTACTACGCACCCGACGACGCCAAGGCCGCCGCCGCCTTGCGACCGAGCGCGACGTTCAACGCCGCTCTCGCCTCGCTCTGA